From the Hordeum vulgare subsp. vulgare chromosome 1H, MorexV3_pseudomolecules_assembly, whole genome shotgun sequence genome, the window GGGCGCAGAGAAGAACAAAAAAAAGGAATTCATGAGACGCGTACCACCAGTAGTGACGACCAGTGATGAGAGAAGCGGGCAGGCTTTCTGATCAGAGACTTTCTGCAGGCAAAACAACATTGCGTGCCACTCTACTTATTAAACTTTAAACTTTTCATCATCGCCTCACTcttaaaaagaaagaaagaaagaaaaaggagctTCTACAGGTCGCCTCACTCTCTTCCAAAATATAAGTTTCTTTCAAATTTTTTAATATAGACGAGTACATAACAAGCAAAATAGTTGAATTTACACTCATTCGAACAGTTTTAACATGTTTTCTCTTATCCCTTCTTTTCACATGAGAGTTAAGATtatataatactccctctgttccataatatttgttgttggaGAGAACTAAACTAGTTCTtcccaacaacaaatattatgatacagagggagtagatTTGAGCTGTTGATTAATTCTTACATTCTTATCATAcatgtaaaataaaataaaaagagcatgccactccctttgtaaactaatataagagtgtttagattactaaagtagtgatttaaatgcttttatattggtttacggagggagtacaatttaTCCATTCTAAAACGcatctatatacattcatatatatCCCTTCTGTAAactaatactcccttcgttctaaaattcttgtcttaaatttatctagatatgaatgtatctagtcacgttttagtattttgatacattcatttctaaacAAACTTAAGACAAAAATTTTAGAACGGAGGGaatataaaagtgtttagataactaaaacagtgatctaaatgcttttatattagtttaccgaGGGAGTAGTTCGTATTAAAATCTCTGAAAtaatttatatttaaaaatgaaaAAGGTAGTATCCATTTTCATCACCGTCATCATCTCGCAGCGCTCATCATAAGGAAAAGACAGGTTGAGTAAAAGAGGGGGCAAGGTGTCCCGGCTGGTGTCATGGCTCACATCCAAACCTGATTAGTCAATGACGCCGCTCCGCTCttaatgatgatgatctcgaATGAATGATCGCTTGATTGAATAATTACGCCTCACTTATCTGTGTCGTGTGTGGTGTGTGGATGTGGATGTGGTGGCAAGCGGCCGGCGACCGGAGGACAGGGAGGCGTGCGGTTGCGTAGTTTAGTGGCCCTGCGCACATGGGATGTCTCGGGTCAGCCGCCCGCCCTGATTAGATTAGCGCACGCCCGAATCTAACCAAGATCGCGTCTGCAACTTGCGCCGCGCGTCCCGGCCGCAAGTTGATCATGCGTCGCCACGTTCCTCGCGCTCACTACTAAGTTAGTACTACACGTACTTCCCTTGTTTAATGGTAAATACTttctcgttcctaaatataagtcttattAAAAGTTTTATTAGATgattacatacagatgtatatagatatattttaaagtGTTAATTCACTCATTTTATTTTATACAaaatttaaagacttatatttaaaataaaatgagtgaattaacattttaaaatatatctatatacatctgtatgtaatcATCTAATAAAACTTTTaataagacttatatttaggaactgagGAAGTATATTATACTAAGCGCTATCTCTCGCGGAGCGGAGCGCGAAGAGCGACCTTTTATCAATTCCAAGATTTATTATTAGATGTCACTCGCTCTAGCGCGGAGTCGGATTCAATCCGAACGCGTCCTAagagtactactactagtataaTAAGATGATGTGAAAGTAATTGGAGAGCAGGACCGGCGGGTCAGTGTCCCCCATCCGCATCATGTGTATAGAATTGGTGTGATGGGCGACGCATGTCATGTGTTTTGGCGTACGTGTGACTGGCGTATTTGCGAGTGGACTTTCCTTCGCCTCGCACCACTctcatcttttcttttctgcTGGGCCGGATTCTCTACCCTCTGCCCTTTTCCGGGACGTGTacgttttcttttcttcttacgAACATGCATGCTCCCTTCATCCCTTGTTAAGAACGGACGCTTCGAAGAGATAATATCGTGGCCAAGGAGGAAAAAGGAACATTTCCTCTTTGGATTCAGCTCTCCATGCATCATGCATGTCTCATTCTGACGCTTCCATCCATCTATCTATAGAGCAAAATATCTGACTACCGGAGACTCTATGCGTTAGGGGTGTGGTAATAATTAAGCTTCAGCGGTTGAAAAGATTGCGTTGTGTTCTCTCTAAACGAATCAGATCAGCCATTGGTCGATGTCCAGAGATAAAACACATGCCTCACTTGTACCAGCAAAACAGCAAATTCGGCCCCCCATAAACCCGGACGGTGGGAGTAGTGCTATCAAAACATGGTGACCTGATTTTTGTGCAAAAGTATCGAAATCACTTGTATACAAGACAGGATATTTGTTGGGTAAACAAAGGAAGCAACAAAAAGTTTGTAAGTTCAAACTAGACATGCATGTGTACTACTACTAGTTATAAACAAAAGAAGACAAGATTCTATACCTAGTTACTTCTCTTGGCGAGCTACTTACGTACTACTACCCTAGTAACTATGCCTACTCTTCCTAGATACTCCATCAAGTAGCAACACAAGGATGGTAACCTCTCCGCTCACAACACATGAAGTGACATGACATGGCACACTAACTAGTTAGTTCATCATGACCTCTGGGCCGGCCTGCCCACGAACACGGGCAGCACCGGGACGGGGCCCCACGGCCCGGTCGGCACGGGCCGGGTCACCATCGTGGCGGCGCGGCTCTCGTCGCCGGCCGGCTTGCCGGAGGGCGCGACGCGCTCGCAGGAGGGGCACATGGTGAGCGTGGCGGGCGGCGGCGCGCGCATGTAGAGGTGCGGCGCCGGCGGGGCGAGCAGCTTGAGCGCGCGCAGCTCCTGCACCTCCCGCTGCAGCCGGCGGTTCTCCTCCGTGAGCGTCTCGCAGCAGCGCTTGAGCGACTCGCAGTCCACCTCCGTCTGCTTCAGCTTCGTCCTCGCCCTCCGGTTCTGGAACCACACCTCCACCTGCCGCGGCCGCAGCCTCAGCTGCCTCGCCAGCGCCGCCTTCTGCTTCTGCTCCATGTCCATCAACGTACGCAGAGCAAATTTAGATGGATGGAATGGAAGAAGAAATATTGGGATCTTTGTCTTTTTTTTAACCTTGGTTGATTTGGTTAGAGCACTTACGGGGTTGAGGGTGCTGTGCTCCTTGAAGCTCTCCTCGAGGACGGCGGACTGGTCCTTGGACAGCCGGAGCTTCTTGCGcgacccgccgccgccggccccggagtcgtcctcgtcgtcgctgcCCGCGCCGGCGCGCTCCTGCTCCCCGCCGCCGCTCCTCGTTGGCGCGCGGCGCTTGCCGCTGAGGCTGGACAGCGTGCTGTCGGGCGACGACGCGCCGGGCTCCTCGTCCTCGCTTGCGCCGCCCGTGGCCGGCGcccggttgacgtcgatcccgcgAAGGAACGGCATCTCGTGGCACGCCAGCGCCGCCAGCCTCCGATCATCTGCATGCGAGCGTTGCTCGCCGGAGGGGGCCGGAAAGAAGAGGCCGGCGCCATTCCAGGACTGCTGCAGCTGCTGCTGGCGCCCCAGCGTCACCGGTGCAGCAGCGGCCAGAGCACGCTGGGGCGCCGCCGCCTCGACGGGAGACGTCGTGCCGGCCATGCCGAGACTGAGGCCGAGGCCGAGGCCGAGGCCGAGGTGGTGCTCGGTGTCCCTCCCGTTAACGGTCATCTCCATTGATCTTCTTGTTGGATCTGTCGTCGTCCCTGCTCTctgcgagtaacaacagtagctacGTACGTGCAGGCTGCGGGTGGTGGTGGCCGTGATTGTGAGGGGAGAGAGCGGAGGGGGTGGGCTTTTAAAGAGTGGGCGGAGTGAGGATCGGGGCTCAGAGCGCTGATTAATTATGGAGTGGTGATTGAGTTGAGATCAGAAGCGAGAATAGTTTAAATTTTTGTGGAGGGGTGGAAATGAAGGGAGGAATGGAGTATGCACCAACTATTTATTGCTTTGTCGCGCGTGGCGTCACCGCCGCACCCTGCGGTGCGGTGCAGCAGCGCAGGCAAGCCCAATCATCACCAGCTGAAGTTGCTCCCGGTCCCCCCAACCTCTTTTGGATTGCCCCCCCTTCCCCGATGGTGATACCCCGGACCTGTCGGCAGGTCAGTGCCGGAGTTTTGCAGAAAACGGATCAATCAAAATCAACGGCGGTTCCCTTTTTATTTGCACGAATCTGGACAAGTCGTTGATTTAGAACACACTGTATTTTTCTTGATTAATTATGCTTTATTTAACTTAAAATGCATTACCTCTTTATCGAAATATACGTCGTTGGAATAGGTACAGAGTGAGTAGATCAAACAGATACTCCATATATTATGCAAAAGTCGagcaattgccgggcatgccacctgatagagagtagtcgaggaggaagtaccgattgtacatgaatacccagatgtattcccggaggaattgccgggcatgccacctgagagagagattgagttcctgatcgagctattacccggaacagccccgatatccaagagaccctatcggatgcccgtaaatgacttggtagaaatgaagaagcaaattaaggagttgttggacaaagggtatattcgcctaagttcttcaccttggggagccccggtgctcttggttgaaaagaaggataagtccttgagaatggttgtcgattatcgtgcattgaacgaggtgaccatcaagaacaagtaccccttgccaatgatcaatgatctgtttgaccagttagttggagcccgaatattctccaagaccgatcttcgatccgggtatcatcagttgaagattcgtgaacaggatatacccaagacaaccttcaccactcggtacggcttgtatgagtacacggtcatgtcatttggactgactaatgctccgacatattttatgaatctgatgaacaaggtatttatggaatacttggacaagtttgtcgtggtgttcatcgatgacatactgatattctccaagaacgaggaggaacacaaggaaaatctgcgtctagttctggagaaacttcgagagcataagctgtatgcaaagtttagcaaatgtgagttttggttgaaggaagtcggattcctcggacacgtcatctcaggagaagaaatagcagtggaccctgccaaggtcgcagcagtcaccgaatgggtagcacccacttcagtcaaggagatccgcagtttcctcggacttgccggatattaccggaggttcattgagaatttatcaaagatcgccaagcccatgacagagttgttgaagaaggaatccaagtatgtttggactgaggaatgtgaaaccagttttcaagagttgaagaaacgtgtggttacagccccagtgctgatattgccgaacattccgaaggatttccaggtttactgtgacgcttctcgtcaaggactcggaggagtgctcatgcaagaaggtaaagttgtagcctatgcatccagacagctcagaccccatgagttgaattatgccacgcatgacttggaactagcagccgtagtgcacgctcttaaGACCtgcagacatttcctgatcggaaatagttgtgatgtttacactgatcacaagagcgtgaaatatatcttcacgcagaaggagttgaacctcagacagaggcgatggctagagttgatcaaggactatgacatgagattgcattatcacccaggcaaggcaaatgttgtagccgatgcgttgagccgcaagagttatgtgaacacactcatagcaggagggttaccccaggagttagacgatgacctccgagagctcaaattggaaatagttccaagaggatttgttgccacactagaaattcagtccactttgacagaaaagatccgcgaggcacagaaatcagacaaggacatagctgagattaagcagaaaatgaaagacgggaaggctaaaggttttcgtgaggatgaacacgaaactttatggtttgaggatcgcatttatgtgcccaatgatcccgaactcaggaagttgatacttcaggaggcccatgattccccgtactcgatacaccccgacaacaccaagatgtatctggatctgaaagaaagtttctggtggacaggaatgaagaaagacattgccgagttcgtagcaatatgcaatgtttgtcagcgagtaaaagtcgagcatcagaagccagcaggtttgcttcaacctctgccgatacccgagtggaaatgggaaaagcttggtatggacttcatcacaggattacccaggacccgttctagctatgattctatttgggttgtggtcgatcgtttgaccaaggtagctcacttcattcatgtgaagactacttacacgagtgccaagctggccaagatatatatgaccaggatcgtatgtctgcacggagtaccgaagagtattgtgtcagatagagggactcagttcacatcaaaattttggcaccaactgcatgaaaccttgggaacgagattggagttcagtacaacttttcacccacagacagatggacagaccgagagagtcaatcagattctggaggacatgttgagagcttgcgcacgagactatgggtctagttgggatgacaatttgccttatgccgagttctcatacaacaacagctatcagaccagtctgaagatggctccTTTTGAAGCTCTAtatggaaggaggtgcagaacaccgttgatgtgggatggagttggagaccgacaactttttggtcccgacctcatccgagattctgaagagaaggtcaagctgattcatgaccgactcaagatagctcagtccaggcagaaaagttatgctgacaacaaatgcaaggaagtaacatacgaagtgggagaccgagcatatcttcgggtgtctccacttcgaggaatcaagagatttggtgtgacaggaaagttagcaccccgattcattggcccctacaaaattcttgaacgtagggccgaagttgcatataaactggaactgccggaaggattgtccggagttcatgatgtcttccatgtttcccagctgaagaaatgccatgctgagatggttgatgttccgttgagagatacagtgcccctagaggccatacagcttgatagtgatctgacgtatgaggagaaacccgtcaggattctcgagactgccaacagagttacccgcagcaagatcatcaagttctgcaaggtgttgtggagccaccacaccgaggaagaagccacctaggaacgagaagaggatcttcttcGAGACcatccgcacctattttctagccaacccgaatctcgagggcgagattcatcttaaggtgggtaggtttgtaacatcccaattttcctaattgggaatgttttacattgtagctaagcatctatgcatattgatttaaataaagtttgcatttgaattctttcgacttttgcttttgcatttctattttttttcttcacacgagaagtgccgggaaataatctcttgcacgcaagagagagcggaggaaaatgaccctccaaagtgtgagacatttttgaaatattttgagccaagaaagccaaacttttatcgtgaaaataattgcaaaaagaaaatataacataagggattttttctaaagaaaacattttttttaagtttttatttttgccttggaaaaatgttattcgagtagtggatatttttctgatcattttggtatataatatcctatattaattattttatttgtttccttttttttcgtTTTAGTTTTTGTTAAAAAAAACGGGAGATATTTTTCCTAGGGCGAGATCCCCATCGCTGGGAATCCAAATCCCCTGCCCAACCAACCAGCACCTCCAGCGCACCTCTtctttccttattttttttctttcccctttcttttctttcttttttccttctctatctttccttccctcttcttcttccttccatctTTCTGTTCCCCGTGATATTCCTGCACAGCGAACCCGCAACTTCCATGGCCGGCTGATTTCCTACCCGTCTATGCctaccccctccccctataaaaaccgaaccccgacgccgccctcgccccgttccacccccacgccgccctgcCCGAGCCCCACGCCGCCCGCACAGCTCGCCGGAGCTCCCCTTCGAGCTAGCAGCAGAAACCTGCTGCTGCCTCCCCGTCGCCCTGGACGCCTCCCCTACTGCCTCCTCGACGCCCGGAGCCGACCGCCCCCTCCTTCGCCGCCCCACCCTGCCGGCGACCACCCCCCGATttcaattaataaagctgtgtgattgaactcttgatatatacattgatgtactgagtgtgtaccagcatgatcttggatggtacggaaacaccacaggcttgagtcgtcttgagtcgggtcgctacatgatgTTGGTTGTgtatccccgacaacggcgccagaaatgcttctgatgtttgctgtgtatccctggcaatggtgccagaaacaggtgtgtcgacggcaccaggaatccttcagctgcggctacgccttaagggacttcctaggcaagtatgcaaaggatttcccccgtggccttggagccttgcgttggtgttccctcgaagcggaaagggtgatgtagcacagcgggggtaagtatttccctcaatttgagaaccaaggtatcaatccggtggaggagtatctcaagatcctgcacaaacacaaaagcttgcacccaacgctatgaaggggttgtcaatcccttatagattgtttgccaagtgagaactgaaagcaacaaagtaacaaagcaaagcaaaagcggaggtgtaaacgatggatgtgaatagacccaggggccgtagtgtttactagtggcttctctcatgaaagcaagtagacggtgggtgaacaaattactgtcgagcaattgatagaaccgcgcaaagtcgtgacgatatctatgcaatgattatatctataggcatcacgtccaaaacaactagaccgatactttctgcatctactactattactccacacgtcgaccgctatccatgatgcatctagtgtattaagtccataagaacagagtaacaccttaagcaggatgacatgatgtagagggataatctcaaaccaatgataaaacccccatctttttacccttgatggcaactacttgatgtgtgccttgctgcccctactgtcactgggaaaggtcaccacatggcagaacccaaaaccaagcacttctcccattgcaagaatcaaagatctagttggccaaacaaaacccaagactcggagagacttacaaggatatcaaatcatgcatataagaaatcagcaaagactcaaatatatatcatagataatctgatcacaaatccacaattcatcgcatctcgacaaacacaccgccaaagaagattacatcggatagatctccatgaagatcatggagaactttgtattgaagatccaagagagagaagaagccatctagctactaactacggacccgtacgtatgaagtgaactactcacgagtcattggaggggtgataatgatgatgaagaagccctccaactttaaagtcccctctggcagggcgccgggaagggtctccagatgagatctcgcggaaacggaagcttgtggcggcggaaaagtattttcgaggctcccctgattttttgcggaatatttgggaatttataggccaaagacctaggtcagggggcggccagggatgccacaagcctgcccacagccgcctccccctggtggcggagtgggggcttgtgggctccgtggatcccacctggcttggcccaaaagccccctggtcttcttccgttcgggaaaaaatcatttcggggtttttcttccgtttggactccattccaaaatcagatcttaaaagagtcaaaaacacggaaaaaacaggaactggcacttggcactgaattaataagttcgtcccaaaaaagatataaaaggtacataaaacaaccaaagaagacaagacaacagcgtgaaaccatcaaaaattatagatacgtttgagacgtatcaagcatccccaagcttaactcttgctcgtcctcgagtagggaagtgataagaatgaacttttgatgctttcatgctacctagcataggtgtcctttgtaattcctcttatgtgacgtgaatgttcagatccattagattcaaaacaatagtttgctattgacgtggaaacaataataattcaagcaaactggcaaagtaatcatgaactttcaaaataacaaggccaaaagaaagttatccctacaaaagcatatagtctggctaggctctatcatcattgcacaacgaatttaaatcatgcacaaccccggtattggccaagtaattgtttcacacctttactttctcaaaccttttcaactctcacgcgacatgagcgtgagccatggttatagcactatagatggtgtggaatgtggtggaggttgtgagacaaaaaaggagaagatagtcacattaactaggcatatcaatgagctgtggagatgctcatcaatagatatcaatgtgaatgagtagggattgccatacaaatgatgcactagagctacgagtatgtgaaagctcttaaagaaaactagtgggtgtgcatccaacttgcttgctcacgaagacctaaggcaattttgaggaagcctatcatcggaatatgcaagccaagttatataatgaagatttcccactagctatatggtggtgacaaaacgagagactctcaatcatgaagatcatggtgcttaatatgcacaagtgtggaaaaagtggtagcattgtcccttctctctttttctctcatttttttatttttttatttggtgggctctttggcctctttttattttattttggtgggcttctttggcctcttttatttcctcacacgggacaatgctccattaatgatgatcatcacactttcaactcaaaacttagagcaactatgactctatatggaatgccttcggtagtgtaccgtggcaatgatctagcatggcatagacatcaatggaaacatcatgctagctatcttacgatcatgcaatggcaatgtagacgtgctggcacatgtcatggtggtagttgcatggcaatatatctcggaatgactttgaaaaagccataataggtaggtatggtggctgttttgagggaggctaatggtgggttttgtgcaccggcgaaagttgcacgacacgaagaagatagtgatggtggaaggtgaaagtgcatctaaaccatggactcaacattagtcatgaagaact encodes:
- the LOC123411744 gene encoding homeobox-leucine zipper protein HOX1-like, producing MEMTVNGRDTEHHLGLGLGLGLSLGMAGTTSPVEAAAPQRALAAAAPVTLGRQQQLQQSWNGAGLFFPAPSGEQRSHADDRRLAALACHEMPFLRGIDVNRAPATGGASEDEEPGASSPDSTLSSLSGKRRAPTRSGGGEQERAGAGSDDEDDSGAGGGGSRKKLRLSKDQSAVLEESFKEHSTLNPKQKAALARQLRLRPRQVEVWFQNRRARTKLKQTEVDCESLKRCCETLTEENRRLQREVQELRALKLLAPPAPHLYMRAPPPATLTMCPSCERVAPSGKPAGDESRAATMVTRPVPTGPWGPVPVLPVFVGRPAQRS